A DNA window from Undibacterium sp. YM2 contains the following coding sequences:
- a CDS encoding DUF4166 domain-containing protein, translated as MARMTIETTIPSPPLTPVQEWFGESFSNLHPLLQQIHLHGGMLQGEIDIRLGKGLAGFLGRRLAKKLGVPTTQARSNYKVSISHAPGKLIWAREFIAPDGKVEKLVTVFAPHGQYPHAYWQESTGLMHFRLTVDILEGGGWSWRVLAAHLHGIPLPVKLFPQSQAYKCIEDGRYRFYVGFVMPGLGLLLSYSGLLELVPAMASASPADSLPP; from the coding sequence ATGGCACGCATGACTATAGAAACCACGATACCGAGTCCCCCTCTTACCCCGGTTCAGGAGTGGTTTGGTGAGTCTTTCAGCAATTTGCATCCTCTCCTGCAGCAAATCCATCTCCATGGCGGTATGCTGCAAGGCGAGATAGATATCAGACTGGGCAAGGGGCTGGCTGGTTTTCTAGGACGCCGGCTGGCAAAAAAGCTGGGCGTACCGACCACACAAGCCCGCTCAAACTACAAGGTCAGTATCAGCCATGCGCCAGGGAAATTGATTTGGGCCAGAGAATTCATTGCGCCGGATGGCAAGGTAGAAAAACTGGTCACTGTGTTTGCACCGCATGGCCAGTATCCGCATGCTTATTGGCAAGAGAGTACTGGGCTGATGCATTTCCGCCTGACGGTAGATATTCTTGAAGGCGGCGGCTGGAGCTGGCGCGTTCTTGCGGCGCACCTGCACGGCATACCCTTGCCTGTGAAGCTGTTTCCACAATCGCAAGCCTATAAATGCATAGAAGATGGACGCTATCGTTTTTATGTAGGCTTTGTCATGCCTGGCCTGGGCTTGCTGCTCAGTTACTCTGGCTTGCTGGAACTTGTACCTGCGATGGCTTCTGCATCGCCAGCAGATAGCCTACCCCCATGA